One segment of Pseudomonas sp. FP2196 DNA contains the following:
- a CDS encoding glutamate/aspartate ABC transporter substrate-binding protein yields MRIVPHILGAAIAAALISTPVFAAELTGTLKKIKESGVITLGHRDASIPFSYIADASGKPVGYSHDIQLAIVEAIKKDLDLPNLQVKYNLVTSQTRIPLVQNGTVDVECGSTTNNVERQQQVDFSVGIFEIGTRLLSKADSKYKDFDDLKGKNVVTTAGTTSERILKAMNADKQMGMNVISAKDHGESFQMLESGRAVAFMMDDALLAGEAAKAKKATDWAVTGTPQSYEIYGCMMRKGDEPFKKAVDDAIKATYASGAINKIYEKWFMAPIPPKGLNLNFPMSDELKALIANPTDKAADDKKS; encoded by the coding sequence ATGCGCATCGTTCCCCATATCCTGGGCGCAGCCATTGCTGCCGCTCTGATCAGCACGCCAGTTTTCGCCGCCGAACTCACCGGCACCCTGAAGAAGATCAAAGAGTCCGGTGTGATCACCCTGGGCCACCGCGACGCCTCCATCCCGTTTTCCTACATCGCGGATGCTTCCGGCAAGCCGGTCGGCTACTCCCACGACATCCAGTTGGCCATCGTCGAAGCGATCAAGAAAGACCTCGACCTGCCAAACCTGCAAGTCAAATACAACCTGGTGACTTCGCAAACCCGTATCCCGCTGGTGCAGAACGGCACCGTGGACGTCGAGTGCGGCTCCACCACCAACAACGTCGAGCGTCAGCAGCAAGTTGACTTCTCTGTCGGCATCTTCGAAATCGGTACCCGTCTGCTGTCCAAGGCCGACTCCAAGTACAAGGATTTCGACGATCTGAAAGGCAAGAACGTCGTGACCACCGCCGGCACCACGTCCGAGCGCATCCTCAAGGCGATGAACGCCGACAAGCAGATGGGCATGAACGTCATCTCCGCCAAAGACCACGGCGAATCCTTCCAGATGCTGGAATCGGGTCGTGCCGTTGCGTTCATGATGGACGACGCCCTGCTGGCCGGCGAAGCCGCCAAGGCCAAGAAAGCCACCGACTGGGCCGTGACCGGCACACCACAGTCGTACGAAATCTACGGCTGCATGATGCGCAAAGGCGACGAGCCGTTCAAAAAGGCTGTGGACGACGCTATCAAGGCGACCTATGCATCGGGCGCGATCAACAAGATCTACGAGAAGTGGTTCATGGCGCCGATCCCGCCAAAAGGCTTGAATCTGAACTTCCCGATGAGCGATGAGCTCAAGGCCCTGATCGCCAATCCGACCGACAAAGCGGCTGACGACAAGAAATCCTGA
- a CDS encoding sigma-54 dependent transcriptional regulator, with protein sequence MLGCQQALTLEDIPCIGVGSAEEALERVGDNFAGIVISDIRLPGIDGLELLTRLKQRDRSLPVVLITGHGDISMAVGAMQKGAYDFMEKPFSPERLVDVARRALEQRSLAREVSSLRRQLAERDSLEGRIIGRSPAMQNLRELIANVADTSANVLIEGETGTGKELVARCLHDFSRRHSKQFVALNCGGLPENLFESEIFGHEANAFTGAGKRRIGKIEHADGGTLFLDEVESMPLPLQIKLLRVLQERTLERLGSNQSVAVDCRVIAATKSDLDESSKAGEFRSDLYYRLNVVTLELPPLRERREDILQLFEHFTQQSALRFDRALPELDNQTLSNLMSHDWPGNVRELRNVAERFALGLPAFKKSGAGSAGQGLAFAEAVEAFERNLLSDALQRSGGNLTQASLELGMAKTTLFDKVKKYGLSH encoded by the coding sequence TTGCTCGGCTGCCAGCAAGCGCTGACGCTGGAAGACATTCCCTGCATCGGCGTCGGCAGTGCCGAAGAAGCGCTGGAGCGCGTCGGTGACAACTTTGCCGGCATCGTCATCAGCGACATTCGCCTGCCGGGCATCGATGGCCTGGAACTGCTGACCCGCCTCAAGCAACGCGACCGCAGCCTGCCGGTGGTGCTGATCACCGGCCACGGCGACATCTCCATGGCGGTCGGCGCCATGCAAAAAGGCGCCTACGACTTCATGGAAAAGCCGTTCTCCCCCGAGCGTCTGGTGGATGTCGCGCGGCGTGCGCTGGAGCAACGCAGCCTCGCCCGCGAGGTTTCATCGCTGCGGCGGCAACTGGCCGAGCGTGATTCTCTCGAAGGACGCATCATCGGTCGCTCGCCAGCGATGCAGAACCTGCGCGAACTGATCGCCAACGTCGCCGACACGTCGGCCAACGTTTTGATTGAAGGTGAAACCGGCACGGGCAAAGAGCTGGTTGCCCGTTGCCTGCACGATTTCAGTCGCCGTCACAGCAAGCAGTTCGTCGCGCTGAACTGCGGCGGCCTGCCGGAGAATCTGTTCGAAAGCGAGATCTTCGGCCACGAGGCCAACGCCTTCACTGGCGCCGGTAAACGCCGGATCGGCAAGATCGAACATGCCGACGGCGGCACGCTGTTCCTTGATGAAGTCGAAAGCATGCCGCTGCCGTTGCAGATCAAACTGCTTCGCGTATTGCAGGAACGCACCCTTGAACGCCTCGGTTCGAACCAGAGTGTGGCGGTGGATTGCCGGGTGATCGCGGCGACCAAATCCGACCTCGACGAATCGAGCAAGGCCGGCGAGTTTCGCAGCGACTTGTATTACCGCCTCAACGTGGTGACTCTGGAGTTGCCACCGCTGCGCGAACGCCGCGAAGACATCCTGCAACTGTTCGAACACTTCACTCAGCAATCAGCCCTGCGCTTCGACCGCGCGTTGCCGGAGCTGGACAACCAGACCCTCTCGAACCTGATGAGCCACGACTGGCCGGGCAACGTGCGGGAACTGCGCAACGTCGCCGAGCGTTTCGCCTTGGGCCTGCCGGCCTTCAAGAAGTCTGGCGCAGGTAGCGCGGGCCAGGGCTTGGCGTTTGCCGAGGCGGTGGAAGCGTTCGAACGCAATTTGCTCAGCGATGCCCTGCAACGCAGCGGCGGCAACCTGACACAGGCGAGCCTGGAACTGGGTATGGCCAAAACCACGTTGTTCGACAAAGTGAAAAAATACGGGTTGAGCCACTGA
- a CDS encoding amino acid ABC transporter permease has product MEFDFSGIVPAIPGLWNGMVMTLKLMAMGVVGGIILGTILALCRLSHNKLLSNVAGAYVNYFRSIPLLLVITWFYLAVPFVLRWITGEDTPIGAFTSCIVAFMMFEAAYFCEIVRAGVQSIPKGQMGAAQALGMSYGQMMRLIILPQAFRKMTPLLLQQSIILFQDTSLVYTVGLVDFLNASRASGDIIGRSNEFLIFAGVVYFIISFAASLLVKRLQKRFAV; this is encoded by the coding sequence ATGGAATTCGATTTCAGTGGCATCGTCCCGGCCATTCCCGGTTTGTGGAACGGCATGGTGATGACCCTCAAGCTGATGGCCATGGGCGTGGTGGGCGGGATCATTCTCGGCACCATTCTTGCGCTGTGCCGGCTGTCGCATAACAAGCTGCTGTCCAACGTTGCCGGCGCGTACGTCAACTATTTCCGTTCGATCCCGCTGCTGCTGGTGATCACCTGGTTCTATCTGGCGGTGCCGTTCGTGCTGCGCTGGATCACCGGCGAAGACACCCCGATCGGTGCGTTCACCTCCTGCATCGTGGCGTTCATGATGTTTGAAGCGGCGTACTTCTGCGAAATCGTCCGGGCCGGTGTGCAGTCGATTCCCAAAGGCCAGATGGGCGCAGCACAGGCGCTGGGCATGAGCTACGGGCAGATGATGCGCCTGATCATCCTGCCGCAGGCCTTTCGCAAGATGACTCCGCTGCTGCTGCAGCAGAGCATCATTCTGTTCCAGGACACCTCGCTGGTTTACACCGTGGGCCTGGTGGATTTCCTCAACGCCTCCCGCGCCAGCGGCGACATCATTGGTCGTTCCAATGAGTTCCTGATTTTCGCCGGTGTCGTGTACTTCATCATCAGCTTTGCCGCCTCGCTGCTGGTCAAGCGTCTGCAAAAAAGGTTCGCCGTATGA
- a CDS encoding amino acid ABC transporter permease, producing the protein MNYNWDWGVFFKSTGVGSETYLDWFISGLGWTIAIAIVAWIIALLLGSILGVMRTVPNRIVSGIATCYVELFRNVPLLVQLFIWYFLVPDLLPADLQEWYKQDLNPTTSAYLSVVVCLGLFTAARVCEQVRTGIQALPRGQESAARAMGFKLPQIYWNVLLPQAYRIIIPPLTSEFLNVFKNSSVASLIGLMELLAQTKQTAEFSANLFEAFTLATLIYFTLNMSLMLLMRVVEKKVAVPGLISVGGK; encoded by the coding sequence ATGAATTACAACTGGGACTGGGGCGTGTTCTTCAAGTCCACCGGCGTGGGCAGCGAGACTTATCTCGACTGGTTCATCTCCGGATTGGGCTGGACCATCGCCATCGCCATCGTAGCCTGGATCATCGCCCTGCTGCTGGGCTCGATACTGGGTGTCATGCGCACCGTGCCGAACCGCATCGTGTCGGGCATCGCCACCTGCTACGTCGAACTGTTTCGTAACGTGCCGCTGCTGGTTCAGCTGTTCATCTGGTACTTCCTGGTGCCCGACCTGCTCCCGGCGGATCTGCAGGAGTGGTACAAGCAGGACCTCAACCCGACTACCTCGGCCTACCTGAGCGTTGTCGTGTGCCTGGGCCTGTTCACCGCCGCCCGTGTCTGCGAACAAGTGCGCACCGGTATTCAGGCGCTGCCGCGAGGCCAGGAATCGGCTGCCCGCGCCATGGGTTTCAAGCTGCCGCAGATCTACTGGAACGTGCTGCTGCCCCAAGCCTACCGGATCATCATTCCGCCGCTTACCTCGGAATTTTTGAACGTGTTCAAAAACTCCTCCGTGGCCTCGCTGATCGGCCTGATGGAGTTGCTCGCGCAGACCAAGCAGACCGCCGAGTTCTCGGCCAACCTGTTCGAAGCGTTCACCCTGGCGACCCTGATCTATTTCACCCTGAACATGAGCCTCATGCTGTTGATGCGCGTGGTCGAGAAGAAAGTGGCCGTGCCCGGCCTGATCTCCGTGGGGGGTAAATAA
- a CDS encoding DeoR/GlpR family transcriptional regulator, with product MNLPPRQQQILELVRERGYVSIEEMATLFVVTPQTIRRDINQLAEANLLRRYHGGAAYDSSVENTAYAMRADQMRDEKQRIGEAIAAQIPDHASLFINIGTTTESIARALLNHNHLKIITNNLHVASMLSAKDDFDVLLTGGNVRRDGGVVGQASVDFINQFKVDFALVGISGIDEDGSLLDFDYQEVRVSQAIIANARQVILAADSSKFGRNAMIRLGPISLIDCLVTDQQPVPALAQLLSQHKIRLEVV from the coding sequence ATGAATCTGCCTCCCCGTCAGCAGCAAATCCTCGAGCTGGTCCGCGAACGCGGCTATGTGAGCATCGAGGAAATGGCCACGCTGTTCGTTGTTACCCCGCAAACCATCCGCCGCGACATCAATCAGCTCGCGGAAGCCAATCTGCTGCGCCGCTACCATGGCGGTGCGGCCTATGATTCCAGCGTCGAAAACACTGCCTATGCGATGCGCGCCGATCAGATGCGCGATGAAAAACAACGCATCGGTGAAGCCATCGCCGCGCAGATCCCCGATCATGCCTCGCTGTTTATCAATATCGGCACCACCACCGAATCGATTGCCCGCGCCCTGCTCAATCACAACCATCTGAAGATCATCACCAACAACCTGCACGTGGCGTCGATGCTCAGTGCCAAGGATGATTTCGATGTACTGCTGACTGGCGGTAACGTGCGCCGTGATGGCGGTGTGGTCGGTCAGGCGAGTGTGGATTTCATCAACCAGTTCAAGGTGGATTTCGCACTGGTCGGCATCAGTGGTATCGACGAGGACGGCAGCCTGCTCGACTTCGATTATCAGGAAGTGCGGGTTTCCCAGGCGATCATTGCCAATGCACGGCAGGTGATTCTCGCGGCGGACTCGAGCAAGTTCGGGCGTAACGCGATGATTCGCCTTGGTCCGATCAGCCTGATTGATTGCCTGGTCACCGATCAGCAGCCGGTGCCGGCGTTGGCGCAGTTGTTGAGCCAGCACAAGATTCGTCTGGAAGTGGTTTAA
- a CDS encoding amino acid ABC transporter ATP-binding protein: MISIKNINKWYGDFQVLTDCSTEVKKGEVIVVCGPSGSGKSTLIKCVNALEPFQKGDIVVDGTSIADPKTNLPKLRSRVGMVFQHFELFPHLTITENLTIAQIKVLGRSKEEATKKGLQLLERVGLSAHAHKHPGQLSGGQQQRVAIARALAMDPIVMLFDEPTSALDPEMVNEVLDVMVQLAQEGMTMMCVTHEMGFARKVADRVIFMDAGKIIEDCPKEEFFGDISARSERAQHFLEKILQH; this comes from the coding sequence ATGATCTCTATCAAAAACATCAACAAGTGGTATGGGGACTTCCAGGTGCTGACTGATTGCAGCACCGAGGTCAAAAAAGGCGAAGTGATCGTGGTCTGCGGCCCGTCGGGTTCCGGCAAATCGACCCTGATCAAGTGCGTCAACGCACTGGAGCCGTTCCAGAAAGGCGACATCGTCGTGGACGGCACTTCGATTGCCGACCCGAAGACCAACCTGCCGAAACTGCGCTCGCGCGTCGGCATGGTGTTCCAGCATTTCGAACTGTTCCCGCACCTGACCATCACCGAAAACCTGACCATCGCGCAGATCAAGGTGTTGGGCCGCAGCAAGGAAGAGGCGACCAAGAAAGGTCTGCAACTGCTTGAGCGCGTCGGTCTGTCAGCTCACGCCCACAAGCATCCGGGCCAGCTCTCCGGTGGCCAGCAACAGCGTGTGGCGATTGCCCGTGCGCTGGCGATGGACCCGATCGTCATGCTGTTCGACGAACCGACCTCGGCGCTCGACCCGGAGATGGTCAACGAAGTGCTCGACGTGATGGTGCAACTGGCCCAAGAAGGCATGACCATGATGTGCGTGACCCATGAAATGGGCTTCGCCCGCAAAGTGGCTGACCGGGTGATCTTCATGGACGCCGGCAAGATCATCGAAGACTGCCCGAAAGAGGAGTTCTTCGGCGACATCAGCGCCCGCTCCGAACGCGCGCAGCACTTCCTCGAGAAAATCCTGCAGCACTAA
- a CDS encoding GlpM family protein has product MDLLLKAALGAAVVVILAALAKTRNYYIAGLVPLFPTFALIAHYIVGKGRSVDDLKTTIVFGMWSIIPYFVYLATLYVMVDRLRLEASLAVAAVAWLMAATVLVTVWVRLHS; this is encoded by the coding sequence ATGGATCTGCTACTGAAAGCCGCACTCGGCGCCGCCGTGGTCGTGATTCTCGCGGCACTGGCCAAGACCAGGAACTATTACATCGCAGGCCTGGTGCCGCTGTTTCCGACGTTTGCCCTGATCGCGCACTACATCGTCGGCAAAGGGCGTTCGGTTGATGATCTGAAGACCACCATCGTGTTCGGGATGTGGTCGATCATTCCGTACTTTGTGTACCTGGCGACGTTGTATGTGATGGTCGATCGTCTGCGGCTGGAGGCTTCGCTGGCGGTGGCAGCGGTGGCGTGGTTGATGGCGGCGACCGTACTGGTGACGGTTTGGGTCCGCCTACACTCGTGA
- the glpK gene encoding glycerol kinase GlpK, with the protein MTDIENKNYIIALDQGTTSSRAIIFDRDANVVCTAQREFAQHYPQAGWVEHDPMEIFATQSAVMVEALAQAGLHHDQVAAIGITNQRETTVVWDKTTGRPVYNAIVWQCRRSTEICQQLKRDGHEDYIRDTTGLVTDPYFSGTKLKWILDNVEGSRERARNGELLFGTIDSWLIWKFTGGKVHVTDYTNASRTMLFNIHSLEWDSKMLEILDIPREMLPEVKASSEIYGRTKSGIAIGGIAGDQQAALFGQMCVEPGQAKNTYGTGCFLLMNTGDKAVKSKHGMLTTIACGPRGEVAYALEGAVFNGGSTVQWLRDELKIINDAHDTEYFANKVKDSNGVYLVPAFTGLGAPYWDPYARGALFGLTRGVRVDHIIRAALESIAYQTRDVLDAMQQDSGERLKALRVDGGAVANNFLMQFQADILGTQVERPQMRETTALGAAYLAGLACGFWGSLEELRGKAVIEREFEPSLDEVEKEKLYKGWKKAVSRTRDWAREDAE; encoded by the coding sequence ATGACCGACATTGAGAATAAGAACTACATCATTGCCCTCGATCAGGGTACGACCAGCTCCCGCGCGATCATTTTCGACCGCGATGCGAACGTGGTCTGCACCGCGCAGCGCGAATTCGCCCAGCATTACCCGCAAGCCGGTTGGGTTGAACACGACCCGATGGAAATCTTCGCCACCCAGAGCGCGGTGATGGTTGAAGCGCTGGCCCAGGCCGGCCTGCATCACGATCAAGTGGCCGCCATCGGTATCACCAACCAGCGTGAAACCACCGTAGTCTGGGACAAGACCACCGGTCGCCCGGTCTACAACGCCATCGTCTGGCAGTGCCGCCGCAGCACCGAAATCTGCCAACAGCTCAAGCGCGACGGCCACGAAGACTACATCCGTGACACCACGGGTCTGGTCACCGACCCGTACTTCTCCGGCACCAAACTGAAGTGGATCCTCGACAACGTCGAAGGCAGCCGCGAGCGTGCGCGCAACGGCGAACTGCTGTTCGGCACCATCGATAGCTGGCTGATCTGGAAATTCACCGGCGGCAAAGTCCACGTCACCGACTACACCAACGCCTCGCGCACCATGCTCTTCAACATCCACTCGCTTGAGTGGGACTCGAAGATGCTGGAAATCCTCGACATCCCGCGCGAGATGCTGCCGGAAGTCAAAGCCTCCTCGGAAATCTACGGTCGCACCAAGAGCGGCATCGCCATCGGCGGTATCGCCGGTGACCAGCAAGCGGCACTGTTCGGCCAGATGTGCGTCGAGCCGGGCCAGGCAAAAAACACCTACGGCACTGGCTGCTTCCTGCTGATGAACACCGGCGACAAAGCGGTGAAATCCAAGCACGGCATGCTCACCACCATCGCCTGCGGTCCACGTGGCGAAGTCGCTTACGCGCTGGAAGGTGCTGTGTTCAACGGCGGTTCGACCGTGCAATGGCTGCGCGATGAGTTGAAAATCATCAACGACGCCCACGACACCGAATACTTCGCCAATAAAGTGAAGGACAGCAACGGCGTGTACCTGGTGCCGGCCTTCACCGGTCTGGGCGCTCCGTACTGGGACCCGTATGCCCGTGGCGCGCTGTTCGGCCTGACTCGCGGCGTGCGCGTGGATCACATCATCCGTGCCGCGCTGGAATCGATCGCCTACCAGACCCGCGACGTCCTCGACGCCATGCAACAGGACTCCGGCGAACGTCTGAAGGCCCTGCGCGTGGACGGCGGCGCAGTCGCCAACAACTTCCTCATGCAATTCCAGGCCGACATCCTCGGCACTCAGGTCGAGCGCCCGCAAATGCGCGAAACCACGGCACTTGGCGCGGCTTATCTGGCCGGTCTGGCGTGCGGTTTCTGGGGCAGCCTGGAAGAACTGCGCGGCAAAGCGGTGATCGAGCGTGAGTTCGAACCGAGCCTGGACGAAGTCGAGAAAGAGAAGCTGTATAAAGGCTGGAAAAAAGCCGTCAGCCGCACCCGTGACTGGGCGCGTGAAGACGCTGAATAA
- the glpD gene encoding glycerol-3-phosphate dehydrogenase: MSTSTLRTPPISEIYDLAVIGGGINGVGIAADAAGRGLSVFLCEKDDLASHTSSASSKLIHGGLRYLEHYEFRLVREALAEREVLLAKAPHIVKPMRFVLPHRPHLRPAWMIRAGLFLYDNLGKREKLPGSKSLKFGADSALKSEIKKGFEYSDCWVDDARLVVLNAMAAREKGAHVHTQTRCVSARRAKGLWHLNLERADGSLFSITAKALVNAAGPWVAKFIRDDLKMESPYGIRLIQGSHIIVPKLYEGENAHILQNEDQRIVFTIPYLNHFTLIGTTDREYTGDPAKVAITDGETDYLLKVVNAHFKKQISRDDIQHSYSGVRPLCNDESDNPSAVTRDYTLALSGGGEEAPLLSVFGGKLTTYRKLAESAMAQLMPFFTQMRPSWTATATLPGGEDMTTPQALSALIRDKFDFVPTEIARRWSTTYGSRTWRMLEGVETLADMGEHIGGGLYTREVDYLCSEEWATTAHDILWRRSKLGLFTTAAEQEKLAAYLGKVEQNRKIEAA; the protein is encoded by the coding sequence ATGTCCACATCTACCTTGCGTACGCCCCCTATCTCCGAGATCTACGACCTCGCCGTCATCGGCGGCGGGATCAATGGGGTGGGGATCGCAGCGGATGCCGCCGGTCGCGGTCTCTCGGTGTTCCTTTGCGAAAAGGATGACCTGGCCAGTCACACCTCGTCGGCCAGCAGCAAGCTGATCCACGGTGGCCTGCGCTACCTCGAACATTACGAATTCCGTCTGGTGCGCGAAGCGCTGGCCGAGCGCGAAGTGCTGCTGGCCAAGGCGCCGCACATCGTCAAACCGATGCGCTTTGTGCTGCCGCACCGCCCGCACCTGCGTCCGGCGTGGATGATTCGCGCCGGTCTGTTCCTTTATGACAACCTCGGCAAACGCGAAAAACTGCCAGGTTCGAAAAGCCTGAAATTCGGCGCCGACAGCGCGCTGAAAAGCGAAATCAAGAAAGGCTTCGAGTACTCCGACTGCTGGGTCGACGACGCCCGCCTCGTTGTGCTCAACGCCATGGCCGCCCGGGAAAAAGGCGCTCACGTCCACACCCAGACCCGTTGCGTCAGCGCACGTCGCGCTAAAGGCTTGTGGCACCTGAATCTGGAACGCGCCGACGGCAGCCTGTTTTCGATTACCGCCAAAGCGCTGGTGAACGCCGCCGGTCCGTGGGTGGCCAAGTTCATTCGTGATGACCTGAAGATGGAATCGCCGTACGGCATCCGTCTGATTCAGGGCAGCCACATCATCGTGCCGAAACTGTACGAAGGTGAAAACGCGCACATTCTGCAAAACGAAGATCAGCGCATCGTCTTCACCATTCCGTACCTGAACCACTTCACCCTGATCGGTACCACCGACCGTGAATACACCGGCGATCCGGCCAAAGTGGCGATCACCGACGGTGAAACCGATTACCTGCTGAAAGTGGTCAACGCGCACTTCAAGAAGCAGATCAGCCGCGACGACATCCAGCACAGCTATTCCGGCGTACGTCCGCTGTGCAACGACGAATCCGACAACCCGTCGGCCGTGACCCGCGATTACACCTTGGCATTGTCGGGTGGCGGTGAAGAAGCACCACTGCTGTCGGTATTCGGCGGCAAGCTGACCACCTACCGCAAACTCGCGGAATCAGCGATGGCGCAGTTGATGCCGTTCTTCACCCAGATGCGTCCGAGCTGGACCGCCACCGCCACCCTGCCCGGCGGCGAAGACATGACCACCCCGCAGGCCTTGAGCGCGCTGATCCGTGACAAGTTCGACTTCGTGCCGACTGAAATCGCACGCCGCTGGTCGACCACCTACGGTAGCCGCACCTGGCGCATGCTCGAAGGCGTCGAGACCCTCGCCGATATGGGTGAACACATCGGTGGCGGGCTTTACACCCGTGAAGTCGATTACCTGTGCAGCGAAGAGTGGGCGACTACTGCGCACGACATTCTGTGGCGCCGTAGCAAGTTGGGCTTGTTCACCACCGCGGCAGAGCAGGAAAAACTGGCGGCGTATCTGGGTAAGGTCGAGCAAAATCGCAAGATTGAAGCGGCCTGA
- a CDS encoding ATP-binding protein: MKCDPNLYRAAPPSLAVKPRLIRHLFLPPLVIALMIGLGFIGFWTSEHFGIRSLGENGQRQLELHARAVESEISKYTYLPSLLELETSVPQLLADPTPEHRQTVNEYLEGLNRRSRSRAIYVMDTTGRVMATSNWRDVDSYLGEDLSFRAYFQKAVRGEPGRFYGIGSTNGEPGYYLAHGLEEHGKIIGVAVVKVRLEAMEERWQRARLEAFVSDENGIIILSSDPARRLKSVLPLSEETKEKLARSLQYYWFPLNELQPLARETLSEGVEKLTFPANSEVDSNEDDISYLAQTRPLSDTPWNFTLLTSLQDLRREAINQGILVAVAFALVAFLLIAWNERRKVIATRLAAREALQEANNQLERRITERTADLRASNERLKSQIRERRQAEETLRRAQDELVQAGKLAAIGQMSTSIAHELNQPLAAMRTLSGNTVRFLERGQLDVASTNLKTINDLIDRMGRITASLRSFARRGDNQGQASLGKAVEAALQLLGARLENPALQLHRQFIDVQLHIDQTRLEQILVNLIGNALDAMQAQPLPELWLEGDEFNGKYRLRVRDNGHGIDAEARKHLFEPFFTTKPGEQGLGLGLTLSASLAAATGGHLGVEHPGGGGTTFVLSLPLVSPTPAEPI; this comes from the coding sequence ATGAAATGCGACCCCAATCTCTATCGCGCCGCGCCGCCATCACTTGCCGTGAAACCTCGTCTGATTCGTCATCTGTTCCTGCCGCCACTGGTCATCGCCCTGATGATCGGCCTGGGTTTTATCGGCTTCTGGACCAGTGAGCATTTCGGCATTCGCAGCCTCGGCGAGAACGGCCAGCGCCAACTGGAACTGCACGCCCGTGCGGTCGAGAGCGAGATCAGCAAATACACCTACCTGCCCAGCCTGCTGGAACTGGAAACCAGTGTCCCGCAACTGCTGGCCGACCCGACCCCGGAACACCGGCAAACAGTCAACGAATACCTCGAAGGCCTGAACCGGCGCAGCCGCAGTCGGGCCATCTACGTGATGGACACCACCGGCCGCGTCATGGCCACCAGTAACTGGCGCGATGTCGACAGTTACCTGGGAGAAGACCTGTCCTTCCGTGCCTACTTTCAAAAAGCCGTCCGTGGCGAACCCGGCCGTTTCTACGGAATCGGCAGCACCAACGGCGAACCCGGTTACTACCTGGCCCATGGCCTGGAAGAACACGGCAAGATCATCGGCGTCGCCGTGGTCAAGGTGCGTCTGGAAGCCATGGAAGAACGCTGGCAACGGGCGCGCCTCGAAGCGTTTGTCAGCGATGAAAACGGCATCATCATTCTTTCCAGCGATCCGGCCCGACGGCTCAAATCGGTGCTGCCGCTGAGTGAGGAAACCAAGGAAAAACTCGCCCGCAGCCTCCAGTACTACTGGTTCCCGCTCAACGAACTGCAACCGCTGGCTCGCGAAACCTTGTCCGAAGGCGTGGAAAAACTGACCTTCCCGGCCAACAGCGAAGTCGATTCGAATGAAGACGACATCAGCTATCTGGCCCAGACCCGTCCCTTGAGCGACACACCGTGGAATTTCACCCTGCTCACTTCATTGCAGGATTTGCGGCGCGAAGCAATCAATCAGGGGATCCTGGTGGCCGTGGCGTTTGCTCTGGTGGCCTTCCTGCTGATCGCCTGGAACGAGCGGCGCAAGGTCATCGCCACCCGCCTCGCCGCCCGCGAAGCCTTGCAGGAAGCCAACAATCAACTGGAGCGTCGGATTACCGAACGCACCGCCGACCTGCGCGCCAGCAACGAGCGACTGAAAAGCCAGATCCGCGAACGGCGTCAGGCCGAAGAGACCTTGCGCCGCGCTCAGGATGAATTGGTCCAGGCCGGCAAACTCGCCGCCATAGGCCAAATGTCCACCAGCATTGCCCACGAATTGAACCAGCCGCTGGCGGCCATGCGCACGCTGTCGGGCAACACCGTACGCTTTCTGGAACGCGGTCAGCTGGATGTTGCCAGCACCAATCTCAAGACCATCAATGACCTGATCGACCGCATGGGCCGGATCACCGCGAGCCTGCGTTCGTTTGCCCGGCGCGGTGACAATCAGGGCCAGGCCAGCCTCGGTAAAGCCGTGGAAGCCGCACTGCAACTGCTCGGCGCCCGCCTGGAAAACCCGGCACTGCAACTGCACCGGCAATTCATTGATGTGCAGTTGCACATCGACCAGACCCGCCTCGAACAGATTCTGGTCAACCTCATCGGCAACGCCCTCGATGCCATGCAGGCGCAACCGTTGCCGGAACTGTGGCTGGAAGGCGATGAATTCAACGGCAAATATCGCCTGCGGGTGCGCGACAACGGCCATGGCATCGACGCTGAAGCGCGCAAGCATCTGTTTGAACCGTTCTTCACCACCAAGCCCGGCGAACAAGGCCTGGGGCTGGGCCTGACCCTGTCCGCCAGCCTCGCCGCCGCCACTGGCGGCCACCTGGGTGTCGAACACCCCGGTGGCGGCGGTACCACCTTCGTCCTCAGTTTACCGTTGGTAAGCCCTACTCCTGCCGAGCCAATATGA